The genomic window CTCTACCACATCAACGTAGTGGCCTGTTCACTTTTCGCAGCTGTTTCCGGCTCAAGTGCGGCCACCACCGCCACCGTGGGCAAGATCACCTTTAACGAACTTTCCGAACGCGGCTACCATAAAAGCCTCGCCATCGGTTCCCTTGCCGGGTCCGGCACACTGGGCTTTTTGATCCCGCCCAGCCTGATCATGATTATCTACGGCATCCTCTCCGATACTTCCATCGGACAGCTTTTCATTGCCGGGGTAATTCCGGGTCTGACCCTCGCGGGAGTCTATTCCATCTACATCATTGTACGCTGCATGATGGACCCCACTCTTGTTCCGCAGGACAAGGAAACCTTCACCGCTGCCCAGCGCATTGAATCCCTGAAAGACCTTTTCCCGGTCTTCCTGCTCATCACCGTAGTACTCGGCGGCATCTATGCCGGACTGACCACCCCCACAGAAGCGGCGGTCATCGGTGTGCTCGGCGCGCTCGGCATTGCTTTCTGGTTCAAGAACCTGACCCTGTCCAATTTCAAGGAAGCACTGCTTTCCGCTGTAAAAACCAGCGGCATGATCTGCTTCATTATCTGCGGCGCGGCCTTTCTTTCCCAGGTTGTCGGTTTCCTCGGAATTGCCACGGCTCTCAGTAAATACATCGGCACCTTGAACCTGTCGCCGTACATGCTCATCTTCGTGCTCGGCATCATGTACGTCATGCTGGGCATGATCCTCGACGGTATTTCCATCGTGGTCATGACCCTGCCCATCGTGCTGCCCATCGTCACCGCCGCCGGGTTCGACCCGCTCTGGTTCGGTATCTTCGTGGTCTTCATGGTCGAGCTTTCGCAGGTGACACCGCCCGTTGGATTCTCCATATTCGTCATCCAGTACATTACCGGAGACGACGTAAAAGACATTCTCA from Desulfovibrio sp. JC010 includes these protein-coding regions:
- a CDS encoding TRAP transporter large permease translates to MISDPLMLAVALVGAMVLFLLSGLWIGFSLYAAAICGMLFCKMNLPPTISVWDKIGDLMANSLWNTMNSWPLSALPLFILMGEILYRTSISTRLLNGLVPWLSNIPGRLYHINVVACSLFAAVSGSSAATTATVGKITFNELSERGYHKSLAIGSLAGSGTLGFLIPPSLIMIIYGILSDTSIGQLFIAGVIPGLTLAGVYSIYIIVRCMMDPTLVPQDKETFTAAQRIESLKDLFPVFLLITVVLGGIYAGLTTPTEAAVIGVLGALGIAFWFKNLTLSNFKEALLSAVKTSGMICFIICGAAFLSQVVGFLGIATALSKYIGTLNLSPYMLIFVLGIMYVMLGMILDGISIVVMTLPIVLPIVTAAGFDPLWFGIFVVFMVELSQVTPPVGFSIFVIQYITGDDVKDILKATFPFFVIMVLMVILVTMFPEIVFYLPEKMIRT